Proteins co-encoded in one Zootoca vivipara chromosome 3, rZooViv1.1, whole genome shotgun sequence genomic window:
- the COQ3 gene encoding ubiquinone biosynthesis O-methyltransferase, mitochondrial isoform X1, with amino-acid sequence MKGWQSGCLSQARRLWVFRGEMAGGWAACRRALSSCNRYGQPPQIVQIPFLKRCKNQLKYHIFVSLVQARNTMLLTERHCSMSQTTVDPKEMKKFQLLAHKWWDERGDYAALHSMNDIRVPFIRDTVLNMRSDHQPGSPLSGVKILDVGCGGGLLTEPLGRLGASVTGIDPLEDSIRTAELHKSFDPVLAKRIQYKSCTLEDIVEEASDTFDVIVASEVVEHVADVEMFIRCCSKVLKPEGSLFMTTINKSQLSYIFGIVVAERVLGIVPPGTHDWEKFIPPEELERLLESNGFLVKTVKGMLYNPLFGSWSWTESTSINYALHAVKSDIQEKVDPNLETDEEQLQTKTMASEPPAKTL; translated from the exons ATGAAGGGCTGGCAGAGCGGCTGTCTCAGCCAGGCCAGGCGGCTGTGGGTCTTCCGCGGGGAGATGGCGGGAGGCTGGGCGGCTTGCCGGCGCGCCCTGAGTTCCT gtaATCGCTATGGACAGCCTCCTCAAATAGTCCAAATACCCTTCCTTAAGAGGtgtaaaaatcagttaaaatatcATATATTTGTTAGTTTGGTTCAAGCAAGGAACACAAT GTTACTCACAGAGCGACACTGCAGCATGTCACAAACAACAGTCGATCCAAAGGAGATGAAAAAATTCCAACTCCTGGCACATAAGTGGTGGGACGAGCGTGGAGATTATGCAGCTCTTCATTCTATGAATGATATTAGAGTGCCATTTATTAG agatactgttttaaatatgaGAAGTGATCATCAGCCTGGAAGCCCTCTCTCTGGTGTGAAGATCCTGGATGTTGGCTGCGGTGGTGGATTGTTAACTGAG CCTCTAGGTAGACTGGGAGCTTCGGTTACTGGGATTGATCCTCTGGAAGACAGCATTAGAACAGCAGAACTGCATAAATCATTTGATCCAGTCCTGGCTAAGAGAATACAGTACAAATCCTGTACACTGGAGGATATTGTGGAAGAGGCATCAGACACATTTGATGTCATTGTAGCTTCTGAAGTTGTAGAACATgtggctgatgtggaaatgttcaTCAGGTGCTGCAGCAAAGTGTTAAAA ccGGAAGGCTCCTTATTTATGACTACAATCAACAAATCACAGCTATCCTATATCTTTGGCATTGTGGTAGCTGAGAGAGTACTGGGCATTGTTCCGCCAGGCACCCATGATTGGGAGAAGTTCATACCACCAGAGGAGCTAGAGAGGCTCCTAGAGTCAA ATGGCTTTTTAGTCAAGACAGTGAAAGGAATGTTGTACAACCCCCTGTTTGGGTCCTGGAGCTGGACTGAAAGCACTAGTATTAACTATGCACTCCATGCTGTAAAATCAGATATACAGGAAAAAGTGGATCCAAATCTAGAGACAGATGAAGAGCAGCTCCAGACAAAAACTATGGCATCAGAACCTCCGGCTAAGACATTATAG
- the COQ3 gene encoding ubiquinone biosynthesis O-methyltransferase, mitochondrial isoform X2: MKGWQSGCLSQARRLWVFRGEMAGGWAACRRALSSCNRYGQPPQIVQIPFLKRCKNQLKYHIFVSLVQARNTMLLTERHCSMSQTTVDPKEMKKFQLLAHKWWDERGDYAALHSMNDIRVPFIRDTVLNMRSDHQPGSPLSGVKILDVGCGGGLLTEPLGRLGASVTGIDPLEDSIRTAELHKSFDPVLAKRIQYKSCTLEDIVEEASDTFDVIVASEVVEHVADVEMFIRCCSKVLKLSYIFGIVVAERVLGIVPPGTHDWEKFIPPEELERLLESNGFLVKTVKGMLYNPLFGSWSWTESTSINYALHAVKSDIQEKVDPNLETDEEQLQTKTMASEPPAKTL, from the exons ATGAAGGGCTGGCAGAGCGGCTGTCTCAGCCAGGCCAGGCGGCTGTGGGTCTTCCGCGGGGAGATGGCGGGAGGCTGGGCGGCTTGCCGGCGCGCCCTGAGTTCCT gtaATCGCTATGGACAGCCTCCTCAAATAGTCCAAATACCCTTCCTTAAGAGGtgtaaaaatcagttaaaatatcATATATTTGTTAGTTTGGTTCAAGCAAGGAACACAAT GTTACTCACAGAGCGACACTGCAGCATGTCACAAACAACAGTCGATCCAAAGGAGATGAAAAAATTCCAACTCCTGGCACATAAGTGGTGGGACGAGCGTGGAGATTATGCAGCTCTTCATTCTATGAATGATATTAGAGTGCCATTTATTAG agatactgttttaaatatgaGAAGTGATCATCAGCCTGGAAGCCCTCTCTCTGGTGTGAAGATCCTGGATGTTGGCTGCGGTGGTGGATTGTTAACTGAG CCTCTAGGTAGACTGGGAGCTTCGGTTACTGGGATTGATCCTCTGGAAGACAGCATTAGAACAGCAGAACTGCATAAATCATTTGATCCAGTCCTGGCTAAGAGAATACAGTACAAATCCTGTACACTGGAGGATATTGTGGAAGAGGCATCAGACACATTTGATGTCATTGTAGCTTCTGAAGTTGTAGAACATgtggctgatgtggaaatgttcaTCAGGTGCTGCAGCAAAGTGTTAAAA CTATCCTATATCTTTGGCATTGTGGTAGCTGAGAGAGTACTGGGCATTGTTCCGCCAGGCACCCATGATTGGGAGAAGTTCATACCACCAGAGGAGCTAGAGAGGCTCCTAGAGTCAA ATGGCTTTTTAGTCAAGACAGTGAAAGGAATGTTGTACAACCCCCTGTTTGGGTCCTGGAGCTGGACTGAAAGCACTAGTATTAACTATGCACTCCATGCTGTAAAATCAGATATACAGGAAAAAGTGGATCCAAATCTAGAGACAGATGAAGAGCAGCTCCAGACAAAAACTATGGCATCAGAACCTCCGGCTAAGACATTATAG